Proteins encoded together in one Gemmatimonadota bacterium DH-78 window:
- a CDS encoding isocitrate/isopropylmalate dehydrogenase family protein, protein MPRVAVIPGDGIGLEVMREAVRVLEAVESRFSPGCELVHWDLGADRFLRDGITITDEEFASLSNDHDAILLGALGDPRVPGNQHARDILLGLRFRLDLYVNYRPAVLLDPALSPLKAPGDIRLDIFRENTEGVYVNLGGTFKEGTDRETAIQEDLNTFTGVERICRAAFEHAVKRGRSRVTLVDKANAMPAAGRLWRRVFALVASDFPDIDTDAMYVDAMAMDLVRRPTRYEVIVTGNLFGDILSDLAAELVGGLGAAASANVHPGRHALFEPVHGSAPDIAGQGVANPLGAIASAALMLDHLGHAEAAQAVEEAVVAAVDGGVRTADMGGDRSTEQVGTWIADRVLSGG, encoded by the coding sequence ATGCCCCGCGTGGCGGTGATTCCCGGCGACGGGATCGGGCTGGAGGTCATGCGCGAGGCCGTGCGGGTGCTCGAGGCGGTGGAGTCGCGCTTCTCGCCCGGCTGCGAGCTGGTGCACTGGGATCTGGGCGCGGATCGCTTCCTGCGCGACGGGATCACGATCACCGACGAGGAGTTCGCCTCGCTGTCGAACGATCACGACGCGATCCTGCTCGGGGCGCTCGGCGATCCGCGCGTGCCGGGCAATCAGCATGCGCGCGACATTCTTCTGGGACTCCGGTTCCGGCTCGATCTCTATGTGAACTATCGACCGGCCGTGCTGCTGGATCCGGCCCTGAGCCCGCTCAAGGCCCCGGGCGACATCCGGCTCGACATCTTCCGGGAGAACACCGAGGGGGTGTACGTGAATCTCGGGGGCACCTTCAAGGAGGGGACCGACCGCGAGACCGCCATCCAGGAAGATCTCAACACCTTCACGGGGGTGGAGCGCATCTGTCGCGCGGCCTTCGAGCACGCGGTGAAGCGCGGGCGGTCTCGCGTGACCCTGGTCGACAAGGCCAACGCGATGCCCGCGGCCGGCCGCCTCTGGCGCCGGGTGTTCGCGCTGGTGGCCTCCGACTTCCCCGACATCGACACCGACGCCATGTACGTCGACGCGATGGCGATGGACCTCGTGCGCCGGCCCACCCGCTACGAGGTGATCGTCACGGGCAACCTGTTCGGCGACATCCTCTCCGACCTGGCCGCCGAGCTCGTCGGCGGTCTCGGCGCGGCCGCGTCGGCCAACGTGCACCCGGGACGCCACGCACTGTTCGAGCCGGTGCACGGATCTGCGCCCGACATCGCCGGACAGGGGGTGGCCAACCCCCTCGGAGCGATCGCGTCGGCCGCCCTGATGCTCGATCACCTCGGCCACGCCGAGGCCGCGCAGGCCGTGGAAGAGGCGGTGGTCGCCGCCGTGGACGGCGGCGTGCGCACGGCCGACATGGGCGGCGACCGCTCCACCGAGCAGGTGGGAACGTGGATCGCCGATCGGGTACTCTCCGGGGGGTGA
- the rpsU gene encoding 30S ribosomal protein S21, translating to MEVIIQDNESLERALRRFKRKVQRSGLYSELRKRRFYEKPSAQRKRKREAAIRRERRRQRRNVRR from the coding sequence TTGGAAGTGATCATCCAGGACAACGAGAGCCTCGAGCGGGCCCTGCGGCGCTTCAAGCGCAAGGTGCAGCGTTCGGGTCTCTACTCCGAGCTCCGCAAGCGCCGGTTCTACGAGAAGCCGAGTGCTCAGCGGAAGCGGAAGCGGGAAGCCGCGATTCGTCGCGAGCGTCGCCGCCAGCGCCGCAACGTGCGCCGCTAA
- a CDS encoding tetratricopeptide repeat protein — translation MTEGFLSSEEYDEQAHRLYDVGDYDGALEMLKEGLALYPNAVELCVGLGYARLAREEFAWARRAFERAMVLDPAHEDAMVGMGEALLRLGHRIEALRLFHRVEQMGFDDDIELMLTMGRALYRDGLYTQARDVFGRAVAARPDSAEAVASLGYALHRLGDDVGSGRQARRALRIDPDLHEARIYLGHLLYDRGDWEGSLREFERVPPVEHWDALAVWRILELKRALWHMESGDARLAPWEDRLRALEELDDPIDRLLAEIESEVAEKDGLALDPSQLELFSGRAEGGREHRVRSPDGHVYRGSWSAIVRQMRDAAGFGHEPLSAFMRRMAERWHEQSGVDVPFRDPEVFLRAAVEYRLMFLEDGPD, via the coding sequence ATGACCGAAGGGTTCCTCTCCTCGGAGGAATACGACGAGCAGGCGCATCGTCTCTACGATGTCGGCGACTACGACGGGGCCCTCGAGATGTTGAAAGAGGGCCTCGCGCTGTATCCGAACGCGGTGGAGCTCTGCGTGGGACTGGGGTACGCCCGCCTCGCCCGCGAGGAGTTCGCCTGGGCGCGGCGCGCCTTCGAGCGCGCGATGGTGCTCGACCCCGCCCACGAAGACGCGATGGTGGGCATGGGGGAGGCGCTGCTGCGGTTGGGCCACCGCATCGAGGCGCTCCGCCTCTTTCACCGGGTGGAGCAGATGGGCTTCGACGACGACATCGAGCTCATGCTGACCATGGGGCGGGCGCTCTATCGCGACGGACTCTACACGCAGGCGCGCGACGTCTTCGGTCGCGCGGTGGCGGCCCGACCCGACAGCGCCGAGGCGGTGGCTTCGCTCGGATACGCCCTTCATCGGCTCGGCGACGACGTGGGCTCCGGCCGCCAGGCGCGGCGAGCGCTGCGGATCGATCCCGATCTCCACGAGGCCCGCATCTACCTCGGTCACCTGCTCTACGACCGGGGCGACTGGGAGGGCTCGCTGCGCGAATTCGAGCGGGTGCCGCCGGTGGAGCACTGGGACGCCCTGGCCGTCTGGAGGATCCTCGAGCTCAAGCGCGCGCTCTGGCACATGGAATCGGGCGACGCGCGTCTCGCCCCGTGGGAGGATCGGCTCCGCGCGCTCGAGGAACTGGACGACCCGATCGACCGCCTGCTGGCCGAGATCGAGTCGGAGGTGGCCGAGAAGGACGGACTGGCGCTCGACCCCTCGCAGCTCGAGCTCTTCAGCGGGCGCGCCGAGGGGGGACGGGAGCATCGCGTACGGAGTCCCGACGGGCACGTCTACCGGGGCAGCTGGAGTGCGATCGTGCGGCAGATGCGCGACGCGGCGGGCTTCGGACACGAGCCGCTCTCGGCTTTCATGCGTCGCATGGCGGAGCGCTGGCACGAACAGTCGGGGGTGGATGTGCCCTTCAGGGATCCGGAGGTGTTCTTGCGGGCGGCGGTCGAATACCGTCTGATGTTCCTGGAAGACGGGCCGGACTGA
- a CDS encoding 3-hydroxybutyryl-CoA dehydrogenase translates to MKIERVGVVGCGLMGSGIAEVAARAGFEVMVRELDEAAIAAGRRRIERSMSRALEKEKVTAADNEAATARLQFTTELSDLADRDLVIEAIVENADAKAATFDALDAVCGDHAIFATNTSSLTVTDLAARTARPDRFVGLHFFNPVPVMRLVEVVPTLASDPDVVESVVAFGRALGKEPIVARDGSGFVVNLLLVPYMLDAVRQLERGVASIPDIDTAMRLGCGYPMGPFALADFVGLDTTLRIAEIMFDEYRESRYAPPPLLRRLVSLGRFGRKTGRGFYDYSGDEPVPLVL, encoded by the coding sequence GTGAAGATCGAGCGAGTGGGTGTGGTCGGTTGCGGGCTGATGGGCAGCGGGATCGCCGAGGTGGCGGCGCGGGCCGGATTCGAGGTGATGGTGCGCGAACTCGACGAGGCGGCGATCGCGGCCGGTCGACGCCGCATCGAGCGCTCGATGTCGCGCGCCCTCGAGAAGGAGAAGGTCACGGCCGCCGACAACGAGGCGGCCACGGCCCGCCTGCAGTTCACCACCGAGCTCTCCGACCTCGCCGACCGTGATCTCGTGATCGAGGCGATCGTCGAGAACGCCGACGCCAAGGCGGCCACCTTCGATGCGCTCGACGCGGTGTGCGGCGATCACGCGATCTTCGCCACCAACACCAGTTCGCTCACCGTCACCGACCTCGCGGCCCGCACGGCCCGGCCCGACCGTTTCGTCGGCCTGCACTTCTTCAATCCGGTGCCGGTGATGCGGCTCGTGGAAGTGGTGCCCACTCTGGCTTCCGATCCCGACGTGGTCGAATCGGTGGTGGCGTTCGGCCGGGCCCTGGGCAAGGAGCCGATCGTGGCTCGAGACGGCTCGGGCTTCGTGGTGAATCTGCTGCTGGTGCCCTACATGCTCGACGCCGTGCGCCAGCTGGAGCGCGGGGTGGCCTCGATCCCCGACATCGACACCGCCATGCGACTCGGGTGCGGCTACCCCATGGGGCCCTTCGCGCTCGCCGACTTCGTGGGGCTCGACACCACGCTCCGCATCGCCGAGATCATGTTCGACGAGTATCGCGAGTCGCGCTATGCGCCTCCGCCGCTGCTGCGCCGACTCGTGTCGCTCGGGCGCTTCGGCCGCAAGACGGGTCGGGGGTTCTACGACTACTCGGGCGACGAGCCGGTACCCCTCGTTCTCTGA
- a CDS encoding zinc ribbon domain-containing protein: MSDSTTEAPLRRLHHALVQALRERDPSGLGRPFTVAEIYQDLVPYRSHRDVLGVEMNGDYEHLLLQLLAGAEGLVSLESEHARREMERELTRSNPNTGLFREYAAVDVHLVAEHIPPEADGDVADEPEQAVILPAPEAEPEPPMIFEVVDAPSVDDLAPGAEPEPVSEPVASEGPAPAAASTGASGLPGDDGVCYWCRETLPMRENLNFCPFCGTDMSVEPCRKCGEALEPGWGFCILCGTSRGDG, from the coding sequence ATGTCCGACTCCACCACCGAGGCGCCGCTCCGGCGTCTGCATCACGCCCTGGTCCAGGCGCTCCGCGAGCGCGATCCCTCCGGTCTGGGCCGCCCCTTCACCGTGGCCGAGATCTACCAGGACCTGGTGCCCTATCGGTCGCACCGGGACGTGCTGGGGGTCGAGATGAACGGCGACTACGAGCACCTGCTGCTCCAGCTGCTGGCCGGCGCGGAGGGACTGGTGTCGCTCGAGTCGGAGCACGCGCGCCGCGAGATGGAGCGTGAGCTGACCCGCTCCAACCCCAACACGGGGCTCTTCCGCGAGTACGCCGCCGTCGACGTGCACCTCGTGGCCGAGCACATCCCGCCCGAGGCCGACGGCGACGTCGCCGACGAGCCGGAGCAGGCGGTGATCCTGCCGGCTCCCGAGGCCGAACCCGAGCCGCCGATGATCTTCGAGGTCGTCGACGCCCCATCGGTCGACGACCTCGCTCCCGGGGCAGAGCCCGAGCCCGTGTCGGAGCCGGTCGCGTCGGAGGGCCCGGCGCCCGCCGCCGCTTCGACGGGCGCCTCCGGGCTGCCGGGTGACGACGGCGTATGCTACTGGTGCCGCGAGACCCTGCCCATGCGCGAGAATCTCAATTTCTGCCCGTTCTGCGGCACCGACATGTCGGTCGAGCCGTGCCGGAAGTGCGGCGAGGCGCTCGAGCCGGGGTGGGGATTCTGCATTCTCTGCGGCACGTCCCGCGGCGACGGGTGA
- a CDS encoding acetyl-CoA C-acyltransferase, which produces MGTQKQERDIVFLSGKRTGFGSFGGSLKDFSATDLGVISAEAALTAAGVDPGDVGHAVYGNALQTSADAIYLARHVALRAGVPEAVPAVTVNRLCGSGFQAIVSGAQEILLGDAEVALVGGTESMSQAPHVVRGARWGRMRLGEAGGFFEDLLWQALLDSNCGLTMAQTAEELGDRYGVTREESDAVALRSQQRADAGWKAGHFDAEIAPVTLRSRKGETVYAADEHMRPDATMEALSSLRPYFREGGFVTAGNASGIGDGAASAVLADAAWAESRGLKPLGRLVSWAFVGVDPRIMGIGPAPAIRKALERAGLGLDEMDLVEVNEAFAPQYVAVEKELGLDPEKTNVNGGAIALTHPLAASGARITIHLLHELRRRGGRYAVGAACIGGGQGGAVVVEAL; this is translated from the coding sequence ATGGGCACCCAGAAGCAAGAGCGAGACATCGTCTTCCTGTCCGGAAAGCGGACCGGGTTCGGCTCCTTCGGCGGGTCGCTCAAGGACTTCTCGGCCACCGATCTGGGCGTGATCTCGGCCGAGGCCGCCCTCACCGCCGCCGGTGTGGATCCGGGCGACGTGGGGCACGCGGTCTACGGCAACGCACTGCAGACCTCCGCCGATGCCATCTACCTCGCGCGTCACGTGGCCCTGCGGGCCGGCGTACCCGAGGCGGTGCCGGCGGTGACCGTGAACCGGCTCTGCGGTTCGGGATTCCAGGCGATCGTCTCGGGGGCGCAGGAGATCCTGCTCGGCGATGCCGAGGTGGCTCTCGTGGGCGGCACGGAGTCGATGAGTCAGGCGCCGCACGTGGTCCGTGGCGCGCGCTGGGGGCGCATGCGACTGGGTGAGGCCGGCGGGTTTTTCGAGGATCTGCTCTGGCAGGCGCTCCTCGACTCCAACTGCGGCCTCACCATGGCGCAGACCGCCGAAGAGCTCGGGGATCGCTACGGCGTCACCCGCGAAGAGTCCGACGCGGTCGCCCTCCGGTCGCAGCAGCGTGCCGATGCCGGGTGGAAGGCCGGCCATTTCGACGCCGAGATCGCACCGGTCACCCTCCGGTCCCGCAAGGGCGAGACGGTGTACGCCGCCGACGAGCACATGCGACCCGACGCCACCATGGAGGCGTTGTCGTCGTTGCGGCCGTACTTCCGGGAGGGGGGCTTCGTCACGGCGGGCAACGCCAGCGGCATCGGCGACGGGGCGGCGAGTGCCGTGCTCGCCGACGCCGCCTGGGCGGAGTCCCGCGGATTGAAGCCGCTGGGACGCCTCGTGTCGTGGGCCTTCGTCGGGGTGGACCCGCGCATCATGGGCATCGGGCCCGCTCCCGCCATCCGGAAGGCCCTCGAGCGCGCCGGCCTCGGGCTCGACGAGATGGATCTCGTGGAGGTGAACGAAGCCTTCGCTCCCCAGTACGTGGCGGTGGAGAAGGAGCTCGGCCTCGACCCCGAGAAGACGAACGTGAACGGGGGAGCGATCGCGCTCACCCACCCCCTGGCCGCCTCGGGCGCCCGCATCACCATCCACCTGCTGCACGAGCTGCGTCGACGGGGTGGCCGCTACGCCGTGGGGGCCGCCTGCATCGGCGGCGGTCAGGGCGGGGCGGTGGTGGTCGAGGCGCTCTGA
- a CDS encoding helix-turn-helix domain-containing protein yields MILALVESSLLRAAVESSARWDEDVVTDRSGMGRVLRVSSPRALVVDDEHALDSVVAEARAAGVPIVRLGAAEIRRWEMRRRERVPPPGRARFYGAQLRRTLPEPQPSWVDRLLSTFTRAAGRTLPFSFRAVARRVLEDPARYTTLEGLVPVIRISSPALRARFRRRDLPSPLEYLRWLRLLAVVHHLQVTGESVSTTAVQLGFHSSGNLARFTRSVCGRTPTALRGASAPAELVVEVTDRLFRREDLDRWDSLDRLFPREA; encoded by the coding sequence ATGATCCTCGCCCTCGTGGAGTCCTCGCTGTTGCGTGCCGCGGTCGAATCATCGGCTCGCTGGGACGAGGATGTCGTCACCGACCGATCGGGAATGGGACGTGTGCTTCGGGTGTCGTCGCCGAGAGCACTCGTGGTCGACGACGAGCATGCGCTCGACTCGGTCGTGGCCGAGGCGCGGGCCGCCGGCGTGCCGATCGTGCGCCTCGGGGCGGCGGAGATCCGACGGTGGGAGATGCGGCGACGGGAGCGGGTGCCCCCGCCGGGTCGGGCCCGTTTCTACGGCGCCCAGTTGCGCCGAACGCTTCCCGAGCCGCAGCCGAGCTGGGTCGACCGACTGCTGTCGACCTTCACGCGCGCTGCCGGGCGCACGCTCCCCTTCTCCTTCCGGGCCGTGGCGCGTCGCGTGCTCGAAGACCCGGCGCGCTACACCACCCTCGAGGGGCTCGTCCCGGTCATCCGCATCAGCTCGCCGGCGCTCCGCGCGCGGTTTCGGCGTCGCGACCTGCCCTCACCGCTCGAGTATCTGCGGTGGCTGCGGCTGCTCGCGGTGGTGCACCACCTTCAGGTGACCGGAGAATCGGTCTCGACCACCGCGGTGCAGCTCGGCTTCCACTCGAGCGGCAATCTGGCCCGGTTCACCCGGTCGGTGTGTGGTCGAACGCCCACGGCGCTGCGGGGCGCGTCGGCCCCGGCCGAACTCGTGGTGGAGGTGACGGATCGCCTCTTCCGGCGAGAGGACCTCGACCGATGGGACTCGCTCGACCGCCTCTTTCCGCGCGAGGCCTGA